In a genomic window of Xenopus laevis strain J_2021 chromosome 5S, Xenopus_laevis_v10.1, whole genome shotgun sequence:
- the LOC108716342 gene encoding uncharacterized protein LOC108716342 gives MRDAMYVEYPLWPIVKTDRELTAVNSKRIRFGHRRNKNLKELLSSADPVNKYDNNQRGVQKMGSFQCGNCVMCNTLILGKTFFHPHTGKPYDIKHRLTCTSRNVIYIIKCPCGLIYCGKTNRQLRERISMHRSTIRAALEPKPKKNVKQDISKQPVAQHWLQAKHPASSFKCMPIDCIQDTPRGGNTDRMLLQREAFWTYELDCVAPRGLNTALQLNCFVATG, from the exons ATGAGGGATGCGATGTACGTGGAATATCCG CTTTGGCCTATAGTGAAAACGGACAGAGAATTGACTGCGGTAAACTCAaaaaggattcggtttggccataGGAGAAACAAGAACCTTAAGGAGCTACTGTCATCCGCAGATCCGGTAAATAAATATGATAACAATCAGAGGGGTGTACAAAAAATGGGCTCATTTCAATGTGGTAACTGCGTAATGTGTAATACACTGAttctggggaaaacatttttccaccCACACACTGGGAAGCCATATGATATAAAGCACAGACTTACCTGCACATCCCGAAATgtgatttatataattaaatgcccctgcggtcttatATACTGCGGGAAGACTAATAGACAATTACGTGAAAGGATTAGTATGCATCGTTCAACAATCCGGGCAGCATTGGAACCTAAACCAAAGAAAAATGTCAAACAGGATATATCTAAACAACCAGTAGCCCAACACTGGCTACAAGCTAAACATCCTGCCTCTTCTTTTAAATGTATGCCTATCGACTGTATCCAGGATACCCCAAGAGGAGGGAACACAGACCGTATGTTGCTCCAGAGGGAGGCATTCTGGACATATGAACTGGACTGCGTGGCTCCAAGGGGCCTAAATACGGCATTGCAGTTAAATTGTTTTGTAGCCACAGGATAA